Proteins from a genomic interval of Leifsonia shinshuensis:
- a CDS encoding FAD-dependent oxidoreductase has product MTTKSNPRPEIQQLRERPNAQVVIVGGGINGLGTFRDLALQGVDVVLVERNDFVSGASAASSHMIHGGIRYLENGEFRLVKESVTERNGLLKIAPHYVKPLQTTIPIYSTFSGILAAPLRFLTHKQGKPKERGAFLIKTGLTIYDTFSREGGTVPRHSFHGRRKSLETLPKLNPELKYTATYFDASVHDPERLALDVLADGLAAGPHARAANYLEAIGAQDGGVLVRDRETGDEFTITADIVVNASGPWTDLTNAALGRATQFMGGTKGSHIVLDNPELLEACAGREIFFENNDGRIVLIYPLKGKVMVGTTDLEADMAVPAVCTEEEIDYFIELVSHVFPTIPVTREQIVYSFSGVRPLPHHDDTAPGFVSRDYRIVPGTIAGLGDTTVLSLVGGKWTTFRALSEHLANETLAALGMTRTVATLGLPIGGGAGFPATPEAERDWVARYGADVGAARATALLHRYGTKAAFVIDAIAGWDGDDAPLAAAPEYSRAEIDHLVRTERVAHLSDVFLRRTSLAFTGSVSIPLVREIGEIVANALGWSPNRRSEEEDAFQAELAAAHRVNLASGDGSEAAALR; this is encoded by the coding sequence GTGACGACGAAGTCGAATCCCCGCCCCGAGATCCAGCAGCTGCGCGAACGCCCGAACGCGCAGGTCGTCATCGTGGGCGGCGGCATCAACGGGCTCGGCACCTTCCGCGACCTCGCCCTGCAGGGCGTCGACGTGGTGCTCGTGGAGCGCAACGACTTCGTGTCCGGCGCGTCCGCGGCCTCCAGCCACATGATCCACGGCGGCATCCGCTACCTGGAGAACGGCGAGTTCCGCCTGGTCAAGGAGTCGGTCACCGAGCGCAACGGCCTGCTGAAGATCGCGCCGCACTATGTCAAGCCGCTGCAGACCACCATCCCGATCTACTCCACCTTCTCCGGCATCCTCGCCGCGCCGCTGCGCTTCCTCACCCACAAGCAGGGCAAGCCGAAGGAGCGCGGCGCGTTCCTCATCAAGACCGGCCTGACCATCTACGACACGTTCTCGCGCGAGGGCGGCACCGTGCCGCGGCACAGCTTCCACGGCCGCCGCAAGTCGCTGGAGACCCTCCCGAAGCTCAACCCCGAGCTCAAGTACACGGCGACCTACTTCGACGCCTCGGTGCACGACCCGGAGCGCCTGGCGCTCGACGTCCTCGCCGACGGGCTCGCGGCCGGCCCGCACGCCCGCGCCGCCAACTACCTGGAGGCGATCGGAGCGCAGGACGGCGGCGTGCTCGTCCGCGACCGGGAGACCGGCGACGAGTTCACGATCACCGCCGACATCGTCGTCAACGCCTCCGGTCCGTGGACCGACCTCACCAACGCGGCCCTGGGCCGGGCCACGCAGTTCATGGGCGGAACCAAGGGCTCGCACATCGTCCTCGACAACCCGGAGCTGCTGGAGGCGTGCGCCGGCCGGGAGATCTTCTTCGAGAACAACGACGGCCGCATCGTACTCATCTACCCGCTGAAGGGCAAGGTCATGGTCGGCACGACCGACCTCGAGGCCGACATGGCGGTCCCCGCGGTGTGCACCGAGGAGGAGATCGACTACTTCATCGAACTGGTGTCGCACGTTTTCCCAACGATCCCGGTGACCCGCGAGCAGATCGTCTACAGCTTCTCCGGAGTCCGCCCGCTGCCGCACCACGACGACACGGCGCCCGGCTTCGTCTCCCGCGACTACCGCATCGTGCCCGGCACGATCGCCGGCCTCGGAGACACCACCGTGCTCAGCCTCGTCGGCGGCAAGTGGACGACCTTCCGCGCCCTGAGCGAGCACCTCGCCAACGAGACGCTGGCGGCCCTGGGGATGACCCGCACCGTCGCGACGCTCGGCCTGCCGATCGGCGGCGGAGCCGGCTTCCCGGCCACGCCGGAGGCGGAGCGCGACTGGGTGGCCCGCTACGGCGCCGACGTGGGCGCCGCCCGCGCCACCGCGCTGCTGCACCGCTACGGCACCAAGGCGGCCTTCGTCATCGACGCCATCGCCGGCTGGGACGGCGACGACGCGCCGCTCGCCGCCGCTCCCGAGTACTCCCGCGCCGAGATCGACCACCTGGTGCGCACCGAGCGGGTCGCGCACCTCTCCGACGTCTTCCTGCGCCGGACGAGCCTCGCGTTCACCGGATCGGTCTCGATCCCGCTGGTCCGCGAGATCGGGGAAATCGTCGCAAACGCCCTCGGATGGTCGCCAAACC
- a CDS encoding sugar-binding transcriptional regulator, with amino-acid sequence MSAPETQNLPEKVRDALKAGHLYYMQDLTMEAIAHEMHTSRSSVSRLLSYARASGLVTIQIAQPHEGATRVQQELHARYGIGAHIVPMPSAISDVDRLERVAISAARILDRFIDSNMTVGVAWGSTMSALSRHLIPKDLHNVEFVQLNGAGNTYTTGVLYASEILRRFGDTYSGTIQEFPVPALFDDPQTKQAMWRERSTRRILDIQERMDVALFGLGSPFSEVRSHVYAGGYLDAADYASLDTSGVVGDVATVFFREDGSHHGIPLNERASGPDIDLIKRVPRRVCIVSGPSKVHSLRGALAAGLITDLIVDEGTARALADIGEAGEAAGAVGPVEDAA; translated from the coding sequence ATGTCCGCACCCGAGACCCAGAACCTCCCGGAGAAGGTCCGCGACGCCCTCAAAGCGGGCCACCTCTACTACATGCAGGACCTGACGATGGAGGCCATCGCCCACGAGATGCACACCTCGCGGTCCAGCGTCTCCCGGCTCCTCTCCTATGCGCGCGCCTCCGGGCTGGTCACCATCCAGATCGCCCAGCCGCACGAGGGCGCCACCCGCGTCCAGCAGGAACTGCACGCCCGCTACGGCATCGGCGCGCACATCGTCCCGATGCCGAGCGCCATCAGCGACGTCGACCGGCTGGAGCGCGTCGCGATCTCCGCTGCACGGATTCTCGACCGCTTCATCGACTCCAACATGACGGTCGGCGTGGCATGGGGCTCGACGATGAGCGCCCTCAGCCGGCACCTCATCCCGAAGGACCTGCACAACGTGGAGTTCGTGCAGCTCAACGGGGCGGGCAACACATACACGACCGGCGTGCTCTACGCGTCCGAGATCCTGCGCCGGTTCGGCGACACCTACTCGGGCACGATCCAGGAGTTCCCCGTGCCGGCGCTGTTCGACGACCCGCAGACCAAGCAGGCGATGTGGCGCGAACGCAGCACGCGGCGCATCCTCGACATCCAGGAGCGCATGGACGTCGCCCTCTTCGGCCTCGGCTCGCCGTTCTCGGAGGTGCGCTCGCACGTCTACGCCGGCGGCTACCTCGACGCGGCGGACTACGCGTCGCTGGACACGTCCGGAGTGGTCGGCGACGTGGCGACGGTCTTCTTCCGCGAGGACGGCAGCCACCACGGGATCCCGCTGAACGAGCGCGCGAGCGGTCCGGACATCGACCTCATCAAGCGGGTGCCGCGGCGGGTGTGCATCGTGTCGGGTCCGTCGAAGGTGCACAGCCTCCGCGGGGCGCTGGCGGCGGGGCTGATCACCGACCTGATCGTGGACGAGGGGACGGCGCGTGCGCTGGCGGATATTGGGGAGGCGGGCGAGGCGGCGGGGGCGGTGGGGCCCGTGGAGGACGCGGCCTGA
- the ribD gene encoding bifunctional diaminohydroxyphosphoribosylaminopyrimidine deaminase/5-amino-6-(5-phosphoribosylamino)uracil reductase RibD, producing the protein MRTALRLAEGGPATGVNPRVGCVILDAEGRTIAEGFHRGAGTAHAEVDALSSLPEGGARGATAVVTLEPCNHWGLTGPCSEALIAAGVARVVYAVADPGRHSSGGAERLREAGVEVIGGVLADEAERFLGDWLTAARLGRPHITVKWASTLDGRTAAADGTSRWITGAAARQRVHEQREASDAIVVGTGTVLADDPSLTARGDAGELLPKQPTPVVVGTRAVPKDAAVFRHPHPVIFEGTHDLHEVVADLHQRGFRRVYVEGGPTLASAFVAAGLVDEFAIYLAPALLGGPKLALGDIGADTIGDQRKLRILDVERLGVDLYLRAVPVPTSHQEA; encoded by the coding sequence ATGCGCACCGCGCTTCGGCTCGCCGAAGGCGGTCCGGCCACCGGCGTGAACCCGCGCGTCGGCTGCGTGATCCTCGACGCCGAGGGCCGCACGATCGCGGAGGGCTTCCACCGCGGCGCGGGCACCGCGCACGCCGAGGTGGACGCGCTGAGCAGCCTCCCCGAGGGCGGCGCACGTGGCGCGACCGCCGTCGTCACCTTGGAGCCCTGCAACCACTGGGGACTCACCGGGCCGTGCTCGGAGGCGCTGATCGCCGCCGGCGTCGCCCGCGTGGTCTACGCGGTCGCGGACCCGGGCCGGCACTCCAGCGGAGGGGCCGAACGGCTCCGGGAGGCCGGCGTCGAGGTGATCGGCGGAGTCCTCGCGGATGAGGCGGAGCGCTTCCTCGGCGACTGGCTGACGGCCGCGCGGCTGGGCCGCCCGCACATCACGGTCAAGTGGGCCAGCACCCTCGACGGCCGCACGGCCGCGGCCGACGGCACCAGCCGGTGGATCACCGGAGCTGCGGCCCGGCAGCGCGTGCACGAGCAGCGCGAGGCCTCCGACGCGATCGTCGTCGGCACCGGCACCGTGCTGGCCGACGACCCGAGCCTGACCGCGCGCGGCGACGCGGGCGAGCTGTTGCCGAAGCAGCCGACGCCGGTCGTCGTGGGCACGCGCGCCGTCCCGAAGGACGCCGCGGTGTTCCGGCACCCGCACCCCGTGATCTTCGAGGGCACCCACGACCTCCACGAGGTCGTCGCGGACCTCCACCAGCGCGGCTTCCGCCGGGTCTACGTGGAGGGCGGCCCGACCCTGGCGAGCGCGTTCGTCGCCGCGGGGCTCGTGGACGAGTTCGCCATCTACCTCGCGCCCGCGCTGCTCGGCGGCCCGAAGCTCGCGCTCGGCGACATCGGCGCGGACACCATCGGCGACCAGCGCAAGCTGCGCATCCTCGACGTCGAACGGCTCGGCGTCGACCTCTACCTGCGGGCCGTGCCCGTCCCGACCAGCCACCAGGAGGCCTGA
- a CDS encoding riboflavin synthase, which yields MFTGIIEELGEVTAVERDADAMRITVRGPLAVSDAGHGDSISVSGVCLTVIDQDAETFTADVMAETLAMSTLDDVAPGRRVNLERAAQVGDRLGGHIVQGHIDGTATVLSIEDGSAWRVVRLSLDPEHAPLVARKGSIAIDGVSLTVSDVGGGRQDGWFEVSLIPETLTATTLGDRVPGDRVNIETDILARHVERMLALEPDFAARFEPAVPAAERSAS from the coding sequence GTGTTCACCGGAATCATCGAAGAGCTGGGCGAGGTCACCGCCGTCGAGCGCGACGCCGACGCCATGCGGATCACCGTGCGCGGCCCGCTCGCGGTCAGCGACGCGGGCCACGGCGACTCCATCTCGGTCAGCGGCGTCTGCCTCACCGTGATCGACCAGGACGCCGAGACCTTCACCGCCGACGTGATGGCCGAGACGCTCGCGATGAGCACGCTCGACGACGTCGCGCCGGGCCGGCGGGTGAACCTGGAGCGTGCCGCGCAGGTCGGCGACCGCCTCGGCGGCCACATCGTCCAGGGCCACATCGACGGCACCGCCACCGTCCTCTCCATCGAGGACGGCAGCGCGTGGCGCGTCGTCCGGCTCAGCCTGGACCCGGAGCACGCGCCGCTGGTCGCCCGCAAGGGCTCCATCGCCATCGACGGTGTCTCGCTCACCGTGAGCGACGTGGGCGGCGGCCGCCAGGATGGCTGGTTCGAGGTCTCGCTCATCCCGGAGACCCTCACCGCCACCACGCTCGGCGACCGGGTCCCCGGCGACCGCGTGAACATCGAGACCGACATCCTCGCCCGGCACGTCGAGCGCATGCTCGCGCTCGAGCCCGACTTCGCCGCCCGATTCGAACCCGCAGTGCCCGCTGCAGAACGGAGTGCGTCATGA